The window TACTAATATTCGACAAAAAAAGGATATATACCTTTTAAAGTTATATTCAAATTAGTAACTTAAGATTGTAATCCTATTTCTATCTTAATCCCTTCTACTGCAAAATAAAAAAGCCAATAGAAAACACTGACTTTGGATATGATTCCTTCTTAAACTCCCAGTTAGTTAAATTAGCTACCGATATGAACTATATAAAATTTTGAAATAAATACGGGAGGAGCTTTTACCAATTTACCTGGGGACGGGAAGGTAATTAGGGAAAAGTACCTTTAAGGGTCCTACCCCCGGGTTCGAAAATCTATAAAAGATGATCAAGATTAGATTTGAAATAAAAATCAAAAAATTTTAAATTTTACTGGTAATAATTTTTACTTCACTTGACCGCTTAGGGCCAACAGCATCTGTGAGGAGTAATTATATAAATAAAGAGAATTTAAGAATAGGATATCACTTGTAAATTAAGTCTACGGGAAGTTTCCTAACTTTTCCTTTAATAAAATAACGGTGTTTTCCCTTTTCTTCCACATTGGGCAGACGAAAACCCTTTCGTAGGAGGTGACAAAACTTAAAGTTATTGACACCTCTTTCAGCGTGTAGTACTATCTGGGGGTTAGAAGGTGCCATATATTAGTGACATAAATAAGGGGAAAATACATATGAAATATGGTTATGCTAGGGTAAGCACATGGTCACAAGATTTAACAGCACAGATTACGGCTTTAACAAAAGAGGGTTGTGATTCTATCTATGATGAAAAATTCACGGGAACGAAAACCGACCGCCCACAATTTAACAAGTTGCTTTCTGTATTAAAAGAAGGAGATACATTAGTTGTTACTAAACTAGATCGCTTTGCTAGGACAACAGCAGACGGAATTAAAACTGTAAAAGAACTATTTGAAAGAGGTGTTAAAGTGCATATCTTAAATATGGGATTAATTGAAAACACTCCCACAGGAAGATTGATACTCAATGTAATGCTTTCTTTTGCGGAATTTGAAAGGGATATGATTGTAGAACGTACCCAGGAGGGCAAAGCGATCGCAAAGCAGCGTGACGATTTTAGAGAAGGTAGACCGCGAAAGCACAGTAAGAAACAAGTTGAACATGCCTTAAAGCTGTTAAAGAACCATACATATAAGGAAGTCGAGCAATTGACAGGAATCACAAAACGTACACTAATAAGGAGAAAGAATGAGCAGACCGCTAAAATGATGGATTAATGAGCCTAGCATTAAGTTAGGCTTTTTTTTATTGTTTTTCTAAATTTCCAAAACCCTCTTCCTTTGATCATTATTGGCAGGAATGGAAACAGTCCTATCTAGTTTTTTTAAACCTCGGTCGCTATAATATGCCACGTAACGAGGCCACTCAATACAAAAAATGTCTTTAAGAAAGGAGAATCACAATATGAAAAATAAATAACTGCACCATGGATTATAAACCTCGTATCAACTTCATTTCTTATCTTTAACTTTCCCCTCCCCTCTACTGAGAAGCCTCGTTATTATTCATTTAATCAATTCTGCTATCGTTACAACCACTCTCAATAATATCAAAAATCAAATTAATACAAATTACAAAGGAGATTTATCAACATGCAAACAACAGCTGAAAAAATTCAGGAATTACTTCCCAATGCAAAAGCATTTAAGCTTATTGGCTATTCATACCGCAATAAGAAAAAAGATTACAAAGACGCAAAAAGGCCAGCCTTCACAGGTTGGAACAACGAAAATTTTAAAGGCTTAGAGCCTTGGCAAGTTGAAAAAGAGCTGAAACAAGGCTATTGGATTGGTGCAAGAATTCCAGATAGCTGCATTGTTGTTGACATTGATGACAACACCCAAGGTCAACTTCTTAAAAATATCCTCGAATCAGAGAACATCCATCATCACAGTATAAAAACTCCAAACGGATATCAGTTTATATTTAAACACTCAGGTGATGACATCAATCAGAAAGTCAAATACGTTACACCACTTGGAATCATTGTTGATTACAGAGTTGCAAATAAAGGCTACATCGTTTTCCCTTCACAGAACACCCCTGAACGTTTCGTTCTCACAACTTCTCTTGAACCCCTAAACGAGCTCCCTTCATGGTTATTCCCTTTATGGAACGGTAATAAGAATAAGGATGCAATTCCAGAGTATCCAATAACTGAAGGTAGCAGAAACGATTTTCTTTTTAGTTGGGCTTGTAGATTAAGACAACTTAACCAAACCGAGAAAGACACCGTCATTGCTGTTGAACTTATCAACCAGTACTTGCTTACAGAGCCAATAGACTATGATGAAGTTGAGAGAACTTTAGAATCAGCATTTAATCGTGAATTTAATAATACCCTCACCAAGAAAAAATCCGCAAATAGTCCGTTTTATGACCTTCCAAGTGACGCATGGGAACACAAAATTGAATTAACCCAATACGGCACAGTAAAGAACTGTGTGGGAAATGTGTTACTTGTGTTGGAGAACGACGAAGCTTTACGAGATAAATTTGGCTTTAACTCTTTCACCAAGCAGGAAGAAGTTATCGGAAACCTTCCATGGGAGCGTAACGATATGTTAAAAGCCATGACGGATTATGATGATGCTTGTCTCCAAAACTATTTATCAATTAAGTATGGAATCGTTGGTGAAAAAATAATCAGAGATGTGATGACCCAGCTAGTACGAAAGAACTCTTTCCACCCTGTCAGAGATTATCTAAACAACCTAGAATGGGATGGAAAGTCAAGACTTGATAACCTACTTGTTTATTACTTTGGCGCTGATAACACTGAATTAACGCACACGATGACACGTCTTGCTTTTGTTGGATCGGTTGCTAGAGTTTTCGAACCAGGCTGTAAGTTTGATCACGTCCTTACGTTTAAGGGCAATCAAGGACTTGGAAAATCATCTTTCCTTCGTTTACTTGCAGTTAATGACGAATGGTTCTTTGATAACTTAGAGACCGTAGAAGGCAAGGATGCCAAAGAACAATTACAAGGAAAATGGATCATTGAACTTGCGGAAATGTCCGCAGTAAGCAAGAAAGAAAGTAACAAGGTTAAACAGTTTATCACTGTGCAGGCTGATGAATACCGAGCTGCCTATGCTAGACGAAAAGAAGTCCATAAACGACAATGTGTATTCTTTGCTTCAACCAATGATGAAAATCCTTTAAAGGATGAAACAGGCGGTCGTCGATGGTGGATTGTTGAAGTCAAAGAGAAATGGCATGAAAAGGCGATACGACCAGATGTTGACCAATTATGGGCAGAAGCTGTTCACGTTTACAAACAAATGGTTGAGTCCAAGATACCGCTTTGCCTTCCACCGCACTTAGAAGAACAGGCGAAAATTGTCCAATCTGACAACACAGACTTTGGTCTGTACCACGGAGAAGTCGAACAAGCTTTGGAAGATGGCTATTATATGGTTAAGGGACTTATTATTGGTGGTAAAGAAAAGATAGACTTTGATCACACCTGCGCCAAACATATGTGGGTTGAAGTCCTCGGAAATCCCATCTTCTCTTTAACTACTTATCAAGCACGACAAATCAACGCAGTTATTAAGAAACACCGCAAATGGAAAAACCTCGGACAAGTCAGATTCCCTTCAGGAAATTATGGAAAAGTTACAACTTTTCAAAGACTTTAAAGGATAGATCACCATCTATCCTCCATCTATCCAAAGAATCTATCCTGACTAAAAAGTCAATAATACCAAGGGTTTAAGCTATTATCTGGATAGATGGATAGATGTTTTTAATAATATACACTTAAAAAATGCTATAAGTGCTATTGTGAAGAGCCTAAAATGTGGGGTTCAGCTTTTGGCATACTAAGTGACTTTATCGGTTTTATCTATCAATCTATCCAAAATCAACCTCAACCCTTGGTACGTATGGTTTTGTGGACGTGGATAGATGTTTTTAAACCTCAGAAAAATTATTGATCTATCCACTATTTAAAAGGTTAATACCCCATAATACCAAATAATTATTAAAGGAGATGCTAAAAGATGGAACAAGCGACAGTTGATTTTAATCGTAAAATTTTCAGAGTAAAGGAATTATCTAGATACCACTTTGATAAAAATAATGTCTATGCTATGGGTGCGAAATTCACCAAGGGTGATTGGGAACTGACAGTAAGTTCAGCCCCAGCGGATAACGATGATATTCCTTATATCTTGTTAAATGATTCAACCTTAACCGAAAGAGTTATTTTAGAAGCTCTGCCCATTTTAATACAAAAAATGGAGCGGACGAAGATGAATTCGATTATTAGTGAAGAGATTCTTTTCTATGACAAAGCTGTTCAAGAGTTAGATGAAATTTATTACAAACTACTGATCATGTCCTTAGGGTAAATATGGAATGGGTTTGATTTCTTTTTTTATCTGATTAGAAAATGCAGGGTGTCAACATTTTCAGTAAAAACCTTATTAGAACGCTATTCTCAATAACTTAAAACTCATTAAATAATAGTATTTTATGCACTAGTTTTCTTGGAATTTTTTCACATCTCACAGTACGCAGGGAAATATCGGTAATTCAACTGAAATACGTATAAAGGTAATCAATTAGAAAAGCTATACAGGTAAATATTATGAGAGCATGGAAACTAAATCCACTTCATAAATCATTAGAGTCATGGTTGGTTTTTTATTATTAAAGACCAACCTTTGACTTCCTACCAAATTTATTGGGAAACCAGTTATTTTTTTGTTGTCCTTAGATTCTTTTCATGTCGGTCCAGTAAAAATGATTAATCCATGAGAATGCTTAAGGAGGGCAATCAGTTTTCTAGTCATAATAGGGAATAAAGAAAGTTGAAAAAAAGGAATTTGTTGTTGCTGTGGAAGTAAGCGAATCACTAAGCTTTCACTATTGCTGGCTGGCAATGTTGATAAGCGGAGGCCAATGACATGTTGATCCACCTCGAGAGAAAACGAACCACTTTGAGGTCGCCTTCGCTCCCCAATGTCCATTGAGGATGTAAACTTAAAGTGGGAAATCAGTCGATCACATTCTTGTTTGGGAAGAGAAAATTTTGGGATCAAATTGTTTCCGATTCGTAGTTGTACTAAGGTGTCATTTTTTCGAGGAAGGAAGTGGATGTCGGTTGCGTTGTTTCGAACTGCGTCGGTAATAACTCTTTCGGCTAATTGCTCGATCGAGCTCACAATATATTTTCACCACCTTTTTATTTGATAAAGGTAGGATTCGCTATTCTTCAATTAATTCCTTCCCGTTTAATAAATATTTTTTGAATAAAAT of the Bacillus sp. 1NLA3E genome contains:
- a CDS encoding VapE domain-containing protein, which codes for MQTTAEKIQELLPNAKAFKLIGYSYRNKKKDYKDAKRPAFTGWNNENFKGLEPWQVEKELKQGYWIGARIPDSCIVVDIDDNTQGQLLKNILESENIHHHSIKTPNGYQFIFKHSGDDINQKVKYVTPLGIIVDYRVANKGYIVFPSQNTPERFVLTTSLEPLNELPSWLFPLWNGNKNKDAIPEYPITEGSRNDFLFSWACRLRQLNQTEKDTVIAVELINQYLLTEPIDYDEVERTLESAFNREFNNTLTKKKSANSPFYDLPSDAWEHKIELTQYGTVKNCVGNVLLVLENDEALRDKFGFNSFTKQEEVIGNLPWERNDMLKAMTDYDDACLQNYLSIKYGIVGEKIIRDVMTQLVRKNSFHPVRDYLNNLEWDGKSRLDNLLVYYFGADNTELTHTMTRLAFVGSVARVFEPGCKFDHVLTFKGNQGLGKSSFLRLLAVNDEWFFDNLETVEGKDAKEQLQGKWIIELAEMSAVSKKESNKVKQFITVQADEYRAAYARRKEVHKRQCVFFASTNDENPLKDETGGRRWWIVEVKEKWHEKAIRPDVDQLWAEAVHVYKQMVESKIPLCLPPHLEEQAKIVQSDNTDFGLYHGEVEQALEDGYYMVKGLIIGGKEKIDFDHTCAKHMWVEVLGNPIFSLTTYQARQINAVIKKHRKWKNLGQVRFPSGNYGKVTTFQRL
- a CDS encoding ATPase, T2SS/T4P/T4SS family, yielding MSSIEQLAERVITDAVRNNATDIHFLPRKNDTLVQLRIGNNLIPKFSLPKQECDRLISHFKFTSSMDIGERRRPQSGSFSLEVDQHVIGLRLSTLPASNSESLVIRLLPQQQQIPFFQLSLFPIMTRKLIALLKHSHGLIIFTGPT
- a CDS encoding recombinase family protein, translating into MKYGYARVSTWSQDLTAQITALTKEGCDSIYDEKFTGTKTDRPQFNKLLSVLKEGDTLVVTKLDRFARTTADGIKTVKELFERGVKVHILNMGLIENTPTGRLILNVMLSFAEFERDMIVERTQEGKAIAKQRDDFREGRPRKHSKKQVEHALKLLKNHTYKEVEQLTGITKRTLIRRKNEQTAKMMD